The genome window TCCCTTGGCCACCTGATATACGTCATCGTCTATAACGTCACCACTGTGATTGTACCAGTGGCTGTGGTATTTCTGTTTATGATTCTTATTCGCAGGGCACTGAGTGCCAGCCAGAAGAAGAAAGTCATCATAGCTGCCTTAAGGACCCCTCAAAATACAATTTCTATCCCTTACGCCTCCCAGCGAGAAGCTGAGCTTCATGCCATGCTGCTTTCCATGGTtatgatatttattttctgcagcgTCCCCTATGTGACTTTGGTAATTTACCGCACCATACTCaatatttcagatatttcagtCTTCTTGCTCCTCACTGCCGTTTGGTTGCCCAAGGTCTCTTTGCTGGCCAAtcctttgttatttttaactgttaACAAATCTGTACGGAAGTGCTTAGTGGGGACAATAGTACAGCTGCACCGAAGGTACAGCAGGAGAAACATTGTCAGCTCGGGTGGTGTTTCAGATGCTGCTCTGGAGCCCAGTGCCCGCTCGGGGAGCCAACTTCTGGAGATGTTTCACATTGGGCAACAACAAATCTTCATGCCAATGGAAGATGAGGAGAATGAGACCAAATCCATTGGCTGTAGTGACtttcagcagaaagaaatgCCTACCACCAGTTCAGAGGTAGGAGAGGCTTTGGTTCACAAATTCATACCACAGACCACTGCAGACTCTGCAGCTCAGGTGGTGCCAGCTGTGCCCACAGAAGCTGATATGGTAAATGACAGGTATTCCATACAGTTTGGTTTTGGGCCCTTTGAGCTGCCTCCACAGTGGCTCTCGGAAAATCGAAACAGTAAGAAGCGACTCCTGCCTCCTTTGGGGAATACCCCTGAAGAGCTAATCCAGACCAAGCAGCCTAagagtaaagcagaaaaaaaaatcagcagaaacaATAAAGTCAGTATCTTTCCCAAGGTGGATTTGTAGTAAGAACAGGAGCTTTAAGTGACAGAGGAAGGTCGCATTCTATTATATGTGTGATCCCATGGGTCTTTGTTATGCTGAAATTTGTtacagactgattttttttgtgccaaATGTAGtttaaacaaatgaacaaatggGAATCATATACATAAGTGTTccttattaatttgttttcatgaaaataatatATCAAATGATGGTGATTCTTAGTTTTATTGATGAAATCCCTACAGTGAGACCTGCCTGATTAACTTCTAGAAAGTTTATGTGGCTTTGGAAACACTTTGTATAGCTGAAGTATGGAAATACAGCAGTTTGCTGGGAAGCCTCATGTTGTAAAAAAACAGACTGGGTATCAAAGTAACTTAATAGGAGAGGCTGTAGGGAGAAGAAGACAGATGCAAAATGGGCAAACCTCCTGTACATGGACACAGCAAGATACTGCACATTTAATTAATCAAGTAAGATGGACTATTAAGTACAACTATTTTCACTTAAGCCCACTTAAATAAGtgttaaaaacccaaacaacttgCTGGACTTTTTGTACAAATTAGTTACCAAGTGTCTGCTAAACATCTAAACTTCTTAAAAACCCAAGCTACtatttttggtttaaaacttcagcaaagccaaggATACCCAAATCGTCATGTGTGTCAAACCTAAGAAAGACcacttttattttgaaaaaaaatttatattcttttagTTTTAAGTAAAAACTGAATTGGAGACCATGCAGGTCAAATCCTGACTCCAATAAACAAATGCATATGTGCCAAGGGcataaatagaaacattttgatCCTGTGATAAAGGGCATATACCAATGTCCCAACAGTATAGTGCATGTGTTGTGTGAGTAACCAAGGGGTCAACTGTAAGATAGACTCATCTGCTGTTTTCTTACGGGAAAGCTAGCAAGTGAAGGAAATGGGTCAGGAATGGTAGTAGCTTTGTACTGAACTGCCGAGTGA of Phaenicophaeus curvirostris isolate KB17595 chromosome 5, BPBGC_Pcur_1.0, whole genome shotgun sequence contains these proteins:
- the GPR176 gene encoding G-protein coupled receptor 176 isoform X1 — encoded protein: MAWPAGNGSEPGGAEGRERTYRLFTTAAQAVIFAGSLLGNIMVLWSTCRTSVLKSVTNRFIKNLACSGICASLVCVPFDIALSASPHCCWWIYTMLFCRIAKFLHKVFCSATILSFPAIALDRYYSVLYPLERKISDAKSRDLVIYIWAHAIVASIPVFAVTNVSDIYAMSTCSESWSYSLGHLIYVIVYNVTTVIVPVAVVFLFMILIRRALSASQKKKVIIAALRTPQNTISIPYASQREAELHAMLLSMVMIFIFCSVPYVTLVIYRTILNISDISVFLLLTAVWLPKVSLLANPLLFLTVNKSVRKCLVGTIVQLHRRYSRRNIVSSGGVSDAALEPSARSGSQLLEMFHIGQQQIFMPMEDEENETKSIGCSDFQQKEMPTTSSEVGEALVHKFIPQTTADSAAQVVPAVPTEADMVNDRYSIQFGFGPFELPPQWLSENRNSKKRLLPPLGNTPEELIQTKQPKSKAEKKISRNNKVSIFPKVDL
- the GPR176 gene encoding G-protein coupled receptor 176 isoform X2, which gives rise to MATIEGNIMVLWSTCRTSVLKSVTNRFIKNLACSGICASLVCVPFDIALSASPHCCWWIYTMLFCRIAKFLHKVFCSATILSFPAIALDRYYSVLYPLERKISDAKSRDLVIYIWAHAIVASIPVFAVTNVSDIYAMSTCSESWSYSLGHLIYVIVYNVTTVIVPVAVVFLFMILIRRALSASQKKKVIIAALRTPQNTISIPYASQREAELHAMLLSMVMIFIFCSVPYVTLVIYRTILNISDISVFLLLTAVWLPKVSLLANPLLFLTVNKSVRKCLVGTIVQLHRRYSRRNIVSSGGVSDAALEPSARSGSQLLEMFHIGQQQIFMPMEDEENETKSIGCSDFQQKEMPTTSSEVGEALVHKFIPQTTADSAAQVVPAVPTEADMVNDRYSIQFGFGPFELPPQWLSENRNSKKRLLPPLGNTPEELIQTKQPKSKAEKKISRNNKVSIFPKVDL